A single genomic interval of Cryomorphaceae bacterium harbors:
- a CDS encoding DUF962 domain-containing protein, whose product MSEERIASFREFYPYYLREHRLRGTRITHFIGTTGFLVALILAISTPNAWYILYGVVFAYGWAWIGHFFIEKNKPATFRYPLWSLMSDFKLYFQIIAGKENFGE is encoded by the coding sequence ATGAGCGAAGAACGCATCGCCAGTTTTCGTGAATTCTACCCCTACTACCTGCGCGAACACCGTTTGCGGGGCACCCGCATCACGCACTTTATCGGAACCACCGGTTTTTTGGTGGCGCTCATTCTGGCAATCTCTACCCCCAACGCGTGGTACATTCTCTATGGCGTTGTATTTGCATACGGCTGGGCGTGGATTGGTCATTTTTTTATCGAGAAGAACAAACCGGCCACTTTTCGCTATCCATTGTGGTCATTGATGAGTGATTTTAAGCTTTACTTTCAGATTATTGCCGGGAAGGAAAATTTTGGAGAATGA
- a CDS encoding amidinotransferase, producing the protein MIPEGVLMVRPRCFGYNPETAESNAFQQNTDLEQASFLARAEFDCMVEALSNAGVKVLVASDPDEPCSDAVFPNNWLACMPDGTLIVFPMMAPGRRKEVNEPTIELLRHHTLSKHTIDLRHHADVGRYLEGTGSIVFDHAFRIAYACVSPRTDIKLFSMLCKDINYDAVSFRATDIRGQEIYHTNVVMSVGANRVILCDEAVEDPLERSMLKERIKRSGKELLIISLAQMQAFAANAFEVRCGEDHCWIFSETAWNALTADQQESLKSDGKICVVSIPTIEQLGGGSARCMVAGFYAA; encoded by the coding sequence ATGATACCGGAAGGTGTATTGATGGTAAGGCCGCGCTGTTTTGGATACAACCCCGAAACGGCAGAAAGCAATGCATTTCAGCAGAACACTGATCTTGAGCAGGCTTCGTTCCTTGCCCGGGCCGAGTTTGATTGCATGGTTGAAGCGCTCAGCAATGCAGGCGTAAAAGTATTGGTTGCTTCCGATCCGGATGAGCCTTGCTCCGACGCCGTTTTTCCCAATAACTGGCTGGCCTGTATGCCGGATGGAACGCTCATTGTTTTCCCGATGATGGCACCCGGCAGACGCAAAGAGGTGAATGAACCCACCATTGAGTTACTGCGTCATCACACCCTAAGTAAGCACACCATTGACCTGCGCCATCATGCGGATGTGGGCCGCTACCTGGAAGGCACAGGAAGCATCGTCTTTGACCATGCTTTCCGCATAGCCTATGCATGTGTTTCGCCTCGAACCGATATAAAGTTGTTTTCAATGCTTTGCAAAGACATAAACTACGACGCTGTATCATTTCGGGCAACCGATATACGGGGCCAAGAGATTTACCATACCAACGTAGTGATGAGCGTAGGTGCCAACAGGGTTATTCTTTGCGACGAAGCCGTGGAGGACCCGCTTGAGCGCAGTATGCTGAAAGAGCGCATCAAGCGAAGTGGAAAAGAACTGCTCATCATTTCGCTTGCGCAAATGCAAGCCTTTGCCGCAAATGCTTTTGAAGTGCGCTGCGGCGAGGATCATTGCTGGATATTTTCTGAAACCGCATGGAATGCACTTACCGCCGATCAACAGGAATCTCTCAAAAGCGACGGCAAGATTTGCGTTGTTTCCATTCCCACCATTGAGCAACTCGGTGGCGGCAGCGCGAGGTGCATGGTTGCGGGGTTTTATGCTGCTTGA
- a CDS encoding isocitrate dehydrogenase (NADP(+)), protein MQKIKVTNPVVEMDGDEMTRIIWKFIKDKLILPYLELDIRYYDLGMTSRDETDDQITIDAAEAIKKYNVGIKCATITPDEARVEEFKLKKMWRSPNGTIRNIVGGTVFREPIIMKNVPRLVPGWTKPICIGRHAFGDQYKATDTVIKGKGKLTMSFIPEDGGETQTWEVYNFEGDGVALSMYNTDESIYGFARSCMNQALTKGWPLYLSTKNTILKAYDGRFKDIFEEVYQNEFIDKFQKAGITYEHRLIDDMVAAALKWNGGFVWACKNYDGDVQSDTVAQGFGSLGLMTSTLVTPDGKTMEAEAAHGTVTRHYRQHQQGKKTSTNPIASIFAWTRGLAFRGKLDNNPELVKFCEILERVCIDTVESGKMTKDLALLIHGDKMTSEHYLTTEGFLEALDTELQRRLA, encoded by the coding sequence ATGCAAAAAATTAAAGTTACCAACCCGGTGGTTGAAATGGACGGGGATGAAATGACCCGCATCATCTGGAAATTTATCAAAGACAAACTCATCCTTCCATACCTTGAGCTGGATATTAGATATTACGACCTCGGAATGACCAGTCGGGATGAGACCGATGACCAAATTACCATTGACGCAGCCGAGGCCATCAAGAAATACAATGTAGGTATCAAATGTGCCACCATCACCCCCGATGAAGCGCGTGTGGAAGAGTTTAAACTCAAGAAAATGTGGCGTTCACCCAACGGAACCATTCGTAACATTGTGGGTGGAACGGTGTTTCGCGAGCCTATCATCATGAAGAATGTGCCCCGATTGGTGCCAGGTTGGACCAAGCCCATTTGTATTGGTCGTCATGCTTTTGGTGATCAGTACAAGGCTACCGATACCGTTATCAAAGGAAAAGGAAAACTCACCATGAGCTTCATTCCCGAAGATGGCGGAGAAACCCAAACCTGGGAGGTTTACAACTTTGAGGGTGATGGTGTGGCGCTGAGCATGTACAATACCGATGAATCTATCTATGGTTTTGCTCGCTCGTGCATGAATCAGGCCCTTACCAAAGGATGGCCCTTGTACCTCAGCACCAAAAATACCATCCTCAAAGCTTATGATGGCCGCTTCAAGGATATTTTTGAGGAAGTGTACCAAAACGAGTTCATAGACAAGTTTCAGAAAGCGGGCATCACCTACGAGCACCGCCTGATTGACGACATGGTGGCCGCAGCTCTCAAATGGAACGGCGGTTTTGTATGGGCGTGTAAGAACTACGACGGAGATGTGCAGAGCGACACGGTAGCCCAGGGATTTGGCTCGTTGGGCTTAATGACTTCCACACTGGTAACACCCGACGGCAAAACCATGGAAGCTGAAGCCGCGCATGGTACCGTAACCCGTCATTACCGTCAGCATCAGCAGGGCAAAAAGACTTCTACCAACCCCATTGCCTCTATCTTCGCCTGGACGCGTGGACTGGCTTTCAGAGGTAAGCTCGATAACAACCCGGAGCTGGTCAAATTCTGTGAAATCCTTGAACGTGTTTGTATTGATACCGTAGAAAGCGGAAAAATGACCAAAGACCTTGCGCTGCTCATTCATGGCGACAAGATGACTTCAGAGCACTACCTCACCACCGAAGGTTTTCTGGAGGCGCTTGATACAGAACTGCAGCGGCGATTGGCGTAA
- a CDS encoding alpha/beta hydrolase: MRHKRYLLLAVVFALLMLYIGGPRPPAPQYKTTLPEMPVEPDLLDAIVARMEGRHKLKPGNEAHIVWTNDTLRQKTPYALVYLHGFSASHHEGYPLHRNLAERYGFNLFLARLHDHGIDTTEALLKFSAEKFYDSALFALAIGTQIGEKVILLSTSTGGTAALKLAAEFPQVHAVINLSPNVRINDPFAFLLNNPWGLQIANIVLGDEYRYVDGSDEYAKYWNTKYRNEALVELQELIETTMIPETFERVTQPVFNGFYFANDTAQDKVVKVEAIRWMHNLLATPDDEKVLYAFDTPGDHVLASPIKSKDVERVEREVSRFIEEVLRIKPL; the protein is encoded by the coding sequence ATGCGCCACAAACGGTACCTGCTGCTTGCTGTAGTTTTTGCTCTTCTGATGCTCTATATTGGCGGGCCCAGGCCACCCGCACCACAGTACAAAACCACATTGCCTGAGATGCCTGTAGAGCCTGATCTGCTCGACGCAATTGTGGCGCGCATGGAAGGGCGGCACAAGTTGAAACCGGGTAATGAGGCACACATCGTTTGGACCAATGACACGCTCAGGCAGAAAACGCCATACGCCCTTGTGTACCTGCACGGTTTTTCAGCTTCACACCACGAAGGTTATCCCTTGCATCGCAACCTGGCAGAGCGCTATGGCTTCAATCTTTTCCTTGCGCGATTGCACGATCACGGCATCGATACCACGGAGGCACTTCTCAAATTCAGCGCGGAGAAATTCTACGACAGCGCACTCTTCGCACTGGCCATTGGCACCCAAATCGGAGAGAAGGTCATTCTGCTTTCCACTTCCACGGGTGGCACAGCAGCGCTTAAACTGGCGGCAGAATTTCCGCAGGTACACGCCGTCATCAACCTCTCGCCCAATGTGCGCATCAACGACCCGTTTGCTTTTTTGCTCAATAATCCGTGGGGGCTTCAAATAGCCAACATTGTACTGGGCGACGAGTACCGCTATGTAGATGGGAGCGACGAATACGCCAAATACTGGAACACCAAATACCGCAACGAGGCGCTGGTTGAACTTCAAGAGCTGATTGAAACCACCATGATTCCTGAAACCTTTGAGCGTGTAACCCAGCCGGTGTTCAATGGGTTCTACTTTGCCAATGATACCGCACAGGATAAAGTGGTTAAGGTGGAGGCCATTCGCTGGATGCACAACCTGCTCGCCACCCCCGATGATGAGAAGGTGCTTTACGCTTTTGATACCCCCGGAGATCATGTGCTGGCCTCACCCATCAAGTCGAAAGACGTGGAGCGTGTGGAGCGCGAGGTAAGCCGGTTTATAGAGGAGGTTCTTAGGATTAAGCCCTTGTAA